A window of the Nitrosopumilus ureiphilus genome harbors these coding sequences:
- a CDS encoding GNAT family N-acetyltransferase yields MKNDEIFVKLRSVKKSDCIFLYDLLKERDPRANISHKKMPSFAQHVKFVMSKPYSKWYIIETFKNAVGSIYLTKDNEIGIFIKKDLHGKGIASLAINLLMKKHPRFRYLANVNPKNKKSIQFFKNQKFHLIQHTYELEK; encoded by the coding sequence ATGAAAAATGATGAAATTTTTGTTAAATTAAGATCAGTCAAAAAATCAGATTGTATATTTCTTTATGATTTGTTAAAAGAAAGAGATCCAAGAGCTAATATTTCTCATAAAAAAATGCCTAGTTTTGCACAACATGTCAAATTTGTTATGTCTAAACCATATTCAAAATGGTATATTATTGAAACCTTCAAAAATGCTGTGGGTTCAATTTATCTTACAAAAGATAACGAAATTGGGATTTTTATTAAAAAAGATCTTCATGGTAAAGGAATTGCTTCACTTGCAATTAACTTATTAATGAAAAAACATCCTCGCTTCAGATATTTAGCAAATGTAAATCCTAAAAATAAAAAATCAATTCAATTTTTTAAAAATCAAAAATTTCACTTAATACAACATACATATGAATTAGAAAAATAA
- a CDS encoding SDR family NAD(P)-dependent oxidoreductase translates to MFDGKKILITGGTGSLGIALTHRLLEKKVDTIRIFSRNEENQIKMENKFNDKRLRFFLGDVNDFERLKRALEDVDIVFHTAALKHVPKIEYNPFEAIKTNVIGSQNVINACLHENVEKAVVISTDKAVSPLNTYGATKLLTEKLFVTANNYVDPEKHVTRFISVRYGNVFGSSGSVIPLFIEQIKKRRKITITDPKMTRFSITMDEALDFILNATNSGKGSEIFVPKMRAYNIMDLKDALSDLFENVNEEIIGIRPGEKLHEILISEDEIRYSWEYDNMYFITNPLYPLFHIDNIKEAYQGIRKIENVKDYSSDKVEKISKEELKVMIKKLVQ, encoded by the coding sequence GTGTTTGATGGTAAAAAAATTCTAATAACTGGAGGTACAGGTTCATTAGGCATAGCACTTACACATAGACTTTTGGAAAAAAAGGTGGATACAATTAGGATTTTTAGCAGAAATGAAGAAAATCAAATTAAAATGGAGAATAAATTTAACGATAAACGTCTTAGATTTTTTCTAGGAGATGTTAATGATTTTGAGCGTCTGAAAAGAGCATTGGAAGATGTAGATATTGTTTTTCATACTGCAGCACTAAAGCATGTTCCAAAGATAGAATACAATCCTTTTGAAGCTATAAAAACTAATGTCATAGGTTCACAGAATGTAATTAATGCTTGTTTACATGAAAATGTAGAAAAGGCTGTAGTAATCAGTACAGATAAAGCTGTTTCTCCATTAAACACATATGGAGCTACAAAATTATTAACAGAGAAATTATTTGTAACAGCAAATAATTATGTAGATCCAGAAAAACATGTTACTAGGTTTATTTCTGTTAGATATGGAAATGTTTTTGGAAGTAGTGGTTCAGTAATACCATTATTTATTGAACAAATTAAGAAAAGGAGAAAAATCACAATTACAGATCCTAAAATGACTAGATTCAGTATTACAATGGATGAAGCGTTAGACTTCATTCTAAATGCGACAAACTCTGGCAAAGGTTCAGAGATTTTTGTGCCAAAAATGCGTGCATATAACATCATGGATTTAAAAGATGCATTAAGTGATTTGTTTGAAAATGTTAATGAAGAAATTATAGGAATTAGACCTGGAGAAAAATTACATGAAATTTTAATAAGTGAAGATGAAATTCGTTATAGTTGGGAATATGATAATATGTATTTCATAACAAATCCATTATATCCACTCTTTCATATAGATAATATCAAAGAGGCATATCAAGGAATAAGAAAAATAGAAAATGTTAAAGATTATTCATCAGATAAAGTAGAAAAAATATCAAAAGAAGAATTAAAAGTAATGATTAAAAAATTAGTTCAATAA
- a CDS encoding class I SAM-dependent methyltransferase, with amino-acid sequence MKFYKKNKCRICSSQNLELILDLGEQPLANAFIKKEDLEKVENKFPLRLFLCKNCFLLQLLDIVDKEFLFKQYLYLTSASKPIVTHFKKYACDIYHEFLMKKDNPLVIEIGSNDGSLLQEFKKLGTNVLGIEPAKNIAKIANDLGIPTENAFLTYKIAKKISIDNKAIVIVANNVFGHIDDLQELMKCVKLLLKDEGIFVFEVPYLLDLIQKLEFDTVYHEHLSYFSLGSLKKLMTDNEFEIFNVKKQKVHGGTIRVFAAKKNNFKPRKYVEELIDYEEKFGINKLETYKKFSDDVSRLKKSLIKELKKLKKEKKIIFGYGAPAKGNVLLNYCNIGTKFLDHIVDTTPLKQGLYTPGMHIPVKPVKILVEKGSQQVAFLLAWNYEKEILEKENQFRKNGGRFLVPIPFPRLV; translated from the coding sequence ATGAAATTTTATAAAAAAAATAAGTGTAGAATTTGTTCTAGTCAAAATTTAGAATTAATATTAGATCTAGGCGAGCAACCTTTAGCAAATGCGTTTATAAAAAAAGAAGATTTAGAAAAAGTTGAAAATAAATTTCCACTACGATTATTTTTATGTAAAAATTGTTTTCTTTTACAGCTGTTAGATATTGTTGATAAAGAATTTTTGTTTAAACAATATCTTTATTTGACTAGTGCAAGCAAACCCATAGTAACTCATTTTAAAAAATATGCGTGTGATATATATCATGAATTTTTGATGAAAAAAGATAATCCACTGGTTATTGAAATTGGAAGTAATGATGGTTCATTGCTCCAAGAATTTAAAAAATTAGGAACTAATGTTTTGGGTATAGAACCAGCAAAAAACATTGCAAAAATTGCAAATGATTTAGGAATTCCAACTGAAAATGCTTTTTTGACATACAAGATCGCAAAAAAAATTTCTATAGATAATAAAGCAATAGTAATTGTTGCTAACAATGTTTTTGGACATATTGATGATTTACAGGAATTAATGAAATGTGTAAAACTTCTATTAAAGGATGAAGGAATTTTTGTATTTGAAGTACCATATCTTTTAGATTTAATTCAAAAATTAGAATTTGATACCGTTTATCATGAACATTTATCATATTTTTCGTTGGGATCATTAAAAAAATTAATGACCGATAATGAGTTTGAGATATTCAATGTTAAAAAACAAAAAGTACATGGTGGAACCATAAGAGTTTTTGCTGCTAAAAAAAATAATTTCAAACCAAGAAAATATGTAGAAGAATTGATAGATTATGAAGAAAAATTTGGGATTAATAAATTGGAAACATACAAAAAATTTTCTGATGATGTATCGAGATTAAAAAAATCACTTATTAAAGAATTAAAAAAACTAAAGAAAGAGAAAAAGATTATTTTTGGATATGGTGCTCCTGCAAAGGGAAATGTTTTATTAAATTATTGTAATATAGGTACAAAATTTTTAGATCATATCGTAGATACTACTCCCTTAAAACAAGGATTGTATACTCCTGGAATGCACATACCAGTAAAACCAGTTAAAATTTTAGTAGAAAAAGGTTCACAGCAGGTTGCATTTCTTTTAGCATGGAATTATGAAAAAGAAATTCTTGAAAAAGAAAATCAATTTAGAAAAAATGGAGGGAGATTTTTAGTACCCATTCCATTTCCTCGATTAGTTTAG
- a CDS encoding glycosyltransferase family 2 protein: MTKIDVKKGLVSIIILNYNGEKFLENCLESIFKETKQDYEIIVVDNDSPDKSGEKFSKKYHECNFILNKENVGVSEGLNIGIRNANGEFIVLLNNDLIVAPKWLDYLFEAYMNKGEGLYQPKFLKMKDRSIIDSAGNLINIFGFGFSREKGKKDLLQYNIIEEIGFAAGTCLFCPKEIFDKVGLFDEKLFAYNEDLDLGWRARLLNYRSYYVPESIVYHYGSAQWKWSGEKFYLLERNRWVVLLSNYETKTILKLLPSLLIIEIGLIVFFTKKKMLVKKLRSYLGIIRLSNHIRKRRKTIRKIKKVQDEQIFESFCCTIETPLEVSETENIEKFNKLLKILCKIAGFYKISKDM, translated from the coding sequence ATGACTAAAATCGATGTAAAAAAAGGATTAGTTTCAATCATTATTCTTAACTACAATGGTGAAAAGTTTTTAGAAAATTGTTTAGAATCAATTTTTAAAGAAACCAAGCAAGATTATGAGATCATAGTAGTAGATAATGATTCACCAGATAAAAGTGGTGAAAAATTCTCGAAAAAATATCATGAATGTAATTTCATACTAAATAAGGAAAATGTGGGAGTTTCAGAGGGATTAAACATTGGAATAAGAAATGCCAATGGAGAATTTATTGTATTATTAAATAATGATTTGATTGTTGCTCCAAAATGGTTAGATTATTTATTTGAAGCATATATGAATAAAGGGGAGGGTCTATATCAACCAAAATTTTTGAAAATGAAAGATAGAAGCATCATAGATAGTGCGGGAAATTTGATAAATATTTTTGGCTTTGGTTTCTCTAGAGAAAAGGGGAAAAAAGACCTCTTACAATATAATATAATTGAAGAGATTGGATTTGCCGCTGGAACTTGTTTATTTTGTCCAAAAGAAATTTTTGATAAAGTTGGTTTATTTGATGAAAAATTATTTGCATATAATGAAGATTTAGATCTAGGATGGCGTGCCAGATTATTAAATTATAGATCATATTATGTTCCAGAATCCATTGTATATCATTATGGAAGTGCACAATGGAAATGGAGTGGTGAAAAGTTTTATTTATTGGAAAGAAATAGATGGGTTGTACTTTTATCTAACTACGAAACAAAAACAATATTAAAATTATTACCCTCTTTATTGATTATTGAAATTGGATTAATTGTATTTTTTACCAAAAAAAAAATGCTTGTAAAAAAACTGAGAAGTTATTTAGGAATAATTAGACTAAGTAATCATATTAGAAAAAGACGAAAAACTATAAGAAAAATAAAAAAGGTTCAGGACGAACAAATTTTTGAATCGTTTTGTTGTACAATTGAAACGCCATTAGAAGTCTCTGAAACTGAGAATATTGAAAAATTTAATAAATTATTAAAGATTCTATGCAAGATTGCAGGATTTTATAAAATTTCAAAAGACATGTAG